One region of Danio rerio strain Tuebingen ecotype United States chromosome 5, GRCz12tu, whole genome shotgun sequence genomic DNA includes:
- the zgc:174260 gene encoding uncharacterized protein LOC100137107 (The RefSeq protein has 16 substitutions, 1 frameshift compared to this genomic sequence), protein MERNDVFLWICGFAIVVCGNQETLQQPPISAKLPSLINMNNDFAFNLYKRLIESPDYQSKNIFFSPFSVSMALSELSLGAGGDTKQQLLSGIGYNSTIFSTEEMHQLFHSLLEDIGNRTEVDIDVGTALYASDRFKPHSKFLEDMKEFYHSDGFTVDFRVKETVDQINKYVEEKTHGKINQAVDDLEEDTFMLLLTYIYFKGKWDKPFNPDTTSESKFHIDDKTTVPVQMMHQYEYLKVYYDAELSTKVLCLDYNDSFSMFLAVPDVHMGRKTIKDLEMTVSRQHIKKWRRGVSKDEVDIYVPKLSLKTSYSLNDILKGMGMADMFSDRADFTGVSEESIFVSQVLHKATLDIDEQGTTAAAVTEVNERLVSYSPLSIIRFDRPFMIFITDQTNDNILFFGKVVNPNEKL, encoded by the exons ATGGAACGGAACGGTGTATTTTTGTGGATTTGTGGTTTTGCAGTAGTTGTCTGTGGGAATCAAGAGACTTTACAACAACCTCCCATTAGCGCTAAACTCCCGTCATTGATAAACATGAACAACGATTTCGCTTTTCACCTGTACAAGAGGCTTATAGAATCGCCTGACTATCAGTCCAAAAACATCTTCTTCTCTCCGTT cagtgtgtcTATGGCCCTTTCTGAGCTTTCTTTAGGAGCTGGTGGAGACACCAAACAGCAGCTTCTCAGTGGCATTGGCTACAACAGCACAATCTTCAGCACTGAGGAAATGCACCAGCTGTTTCACAGTCTCCTGGAAGACATCGGCAATAGGACAGAAGTGGACATCGATGTCGGCACTGCTCTTTATGCAAGCGACCGATTTAAGCCTCATtctaagtttctggaggacatgAAGGAGTTTTACCACTCTGATGGCTTCACTGTAGATTTCAGGGTCAAAGAAACAGTcgatcaaattaataaatatgtggAGGAAAAAACACATGGAAAAATCAATCAAGCTGTCGATGATCTGGAAGAGGATACTTTGATGTTTCTTCtcacatacatatattttaaag GAAAATGGGACAAGCCTTTTAACCCAGACACAACCAGTGAGAGTAAATTTAATATAGATGATAAGACCACCGTTCCAGTGCAAATGATGCATCAGTATGAATGTCTCAAAGTCTATTATGATGTTGAACTATTCAGTAAAGTCCTCTGTCTTGACTACAACGATTCCTTTTCCATGTTTCTGGCTGTCCCAGATGTTCACATGGGGCGAAAAACCATCAAAGATCTAGAGATGACAATCTCTAGACAGCACATTAAAAAGTGGAGGAGAGGTGTATCTAAAGA TGAAGTTGACATCTACGTCCCCAAGCTTTCTCTGAAAACATCATACTCGCTGAAGGATATTTTGAAGGGAATGGGAATGGCTGATATGTTTTCAGATAAAGCCGACTTTACAGGAGTTTCAGAGGA CATTTTCGTTTCACAG GTTTTGCATAAAGCCACTCTGGATATCGATGAGCAAGGAACCACCGCAGCAGCAGTGACAGAAGATAATGAAAGATTTGTGTCCTACAGCCCATTGAGTATTATTAGGTTTGATCACCCATTCATGATCTTTATCACGGATCAAACAAATGACAACATCCTTTTCTTTGGGAAAGTCGTCAACCCAAATGAAAAAC